The genomic stretch CGGATGCCATAGTTGCTTTTGGCAATGAAATCGGCGTCGAGTTGAGTGTTGACAGCGATAATTATTGTTGTCTGGCAATCAATGATGATATGCAGTTGCATATGAAATTTAATGAATATTTTAATGGAATTGTTTTCTATTCAGAACTGGGCGAAGTTCCCGAAGCGAACCAACATAATACATTAAAATATTTCGTCCATGCAAATTGTAATAGAGTTAGTTGTGAAGAAATGACATTTTCCTATGATGAAGAATCGAAAAACATAGGGTTGGCATCGCTGTTGCCATCGAATTTCATCCAGGTGGATAGTCTGAAAAAAATTCTCGAAAAATTTATCACTAAGGCCGAAGCAATGAGAGCTGTAATGCTTGAATTTATGCAAGGAATATCACCGGTTAACAATACAACCACGGCCGCTGATCCAAGCAGTTCAAATTCTGCCATGGCTTCGGCACCGGATAATC from Puniceicoccales bacterium encodes the following:
- a CDS encoding type III secretion system chaperone is translated as MDGSQLMADAIVAFGNEIGVELSVDSDNYCCLAINDDMQLHMKFNEYFNGIVFYSELGEVPEANQHNTLKYFVHANCNRVSCEEMTFSYDEESKNIGLASLLPSNFIQVDSLKKILEKFITKAEAMRAVMLEFMQGISPVNNTTTAADPSSSNSAMASAPDNQFMRI